One Eurosta solidaginis isolate ZX-2024a chromosome 5, ASM4086904v1, whole genome shotgun sequence DNA segment encodes these proteins:
- the LOC137253143 gene encoding uncharacterized protein — MKNKDGKSQENSDTATEPDHPDTEGCNFGLNPIELPYLWYPNQESVSHLEYVRRLECEFTCLQRAFLALTTQFARLQFRVRQIVQSDPCERDALLLDLEHMAFNAAEENDELPPIQRDSVNMGDVRRKQNYIIQRLREQLCALAEADSWQPIPEAGAEPPAPDSVIGVTCCCNKKKRIPPPETPNTGTSESERMSSSASTHSNTSRSRGEMGMASESPSEYDPTRNGSLKQRVSYGDEQALGMDRKGNTSFPVQAACACVEVCQEKLTLPERKLELSYCNEVHKGKMICPAPQSKPCDRNKAICRHMNNNNNCEHK; from the coding sequence ATGAAGAATAAAGATGGTAAATCTCAGGAAAACAGTGACACAGCTACTGAACCAGACCATCCCGACACCGAAGGCTGCAATTTCGGACTAAATCCCATCGAATTGCCATACCTCTGGTATCCCAACCAAGAAAGTGTCAGTCACCTCGAATATGTACGTCGACTCGAATGTGAGTTCACGTGCTTGCAGCGTGCTTTCCTTGCACTCACCACACAATTCGCGCGCCTACAATTTCGTGTGCGACAAATAGTGCAATCAGATCCATGCGAACGCGATGCTCTGCTGTTGGATCTCGAGCATATGGCATTCAATGCTGCCGAAGAGAATGATGAGTTACCACCGATACAACGTGATTCTGTTAACATGGGCGATGTCAGACGTAAGCAAAATTACATAATCCAACGTCTACGCGAACAATTATGCGCATTAGCAGAGGCGGATAGTTGGCAACCAATACCAGAGGCCGGCGCTGAGCCACCTGCGCCCGATTCAGTTATTGGGGTTACGTGCTGttgtaataaaaagaaacgtaTACCACCACCAGAAACACCGAATACGGGTACAAGCGAGAGTGAACGCATGAGTAGCTCCGCATCAACGCATTCGAATACGAGCAGAAGTAGAGGCGAAATGGGCATGGCAAGCGAAAGCCCAAGTGAATATGACCCTACAAGAAATGGTAGCCTTAAGCAACGTGTTTCGTATGGCGATGAGCAAGCTCTAGGCATGGATCGAAAAGGTAATACTTCTTTTCCAGTGCAAGCCGCATGTGCTTGTGTCGAGGTTTGTCAAGAGAAGCTAACATTGCCGGAGCGAAAACTAGAACTTTCCTATTGCAACGAGGTGCACAAAGGGAAGATGATATGTCCGGCGCCACAGTCAAAACCTTGCGACCGGAATAAAGCAATCTGTCGGCATatgaataacaacaacaattgtgAACATAAATGA